One window of Dyadobacter sandarakinus genomic DNA carries:
- a CDS encoding TerC/Alx family metal homeostasis membrane protein, with the protein MFSSEFIFFAGFILVISIMLLLDLGVFNKKDHVVKFGEAAAWTTAWVALAIVFYFVIKTHGDLVHGVDNYAHLEQIKDKYAPHLKLIPNDFEGSLGVYRKNMSLEFITGYLLEYALSVDNIFVIILIFSSFGVRPIYYKKVLFWGVLGAIIMRFVFIFVGSALIQRFDWIVYIFGLLLVYQGGKIFFEGGEEEKIDPAKHPVVKFASKYLPVFPRYVREHFAVKRNGKWMLTPLFVVVLIVEFTDLIFAVDSVPAVFSVTKDPYVVFFSNIFAIMGLRSMFFFLSNIMGLFRFLKYGLGVLLVFIGAKMLAHVYLESVGFQTVYSLYVILGILAISILASVVFPEKKKEPAKALR; encoded by the coding sequence ATGTTTTCCAGCGAATTCATCTTTTTTGCAGGGTTTATTTTGGTCATCAGCATTATGCTGCTCCTGGACTTGGGCGTCTTTAATAAAAAGGATCACGTCGTCAAGTTTGGAGAAGCAGCTGCCTGGACTACCGCCTGGGTTGCGCTGGCGATCGTGTTTTATTTTGTGATCAAAACGCATGGTGACCTTGTGCACGGGGTTGATAACTATGCGCATCTGGAACAGATCAAGGATAAGTATGCGCCTCATTTGAAGCTCATACCCAATGACTTCGAAGGAAGTCTGGGTGTATACCGGAAAAATATGTCGCTGGAATTTATTACCGGCTACCTGCTTGAATATGCGCTATCTGTTGATAATATTTTTGTCATTATCCTGATCTTCTCGTCTTTCGGGGTACGGCCTATTTACTATAAAAAAGTACTTTTCTGGGGCGTGCTGGGGGCCATTATCATGCGCTTTGTTTTCATTTTCGTAGGCTCCGCGCTCATTCAGCGTTTCGACTGGATCGTTTACATATTTGGCCTGCTGCTGGTGTATCAGGGAGGGAAAATATTCTTTGAAGGAGGCGAGGAAGAGAAAATTGATCCTGCCAAACATCCGGTTGTCAAGTTTGCTTCCAAATACTTACCCGTGTTCCCGAGGTATGTGCGGGAACATTTTGCGGTAAAACGTAATGGTAAATGGATGCTCACACCGCTTTTCGTGGTGGTACTGATCGTCGAATTTACCGATCTGATTTTTGCGGTGGACTCCGTTCCAGCCGTATTTTCGGTGACGAAAGATCCTTACGTTGTTTTCTTCTCCAACATTTTTGCCATCATGGGGCTGCGCTCCATGTTCTTCTTCCTGAGCAACATCATGGGCCTTTTCCGCTTCCTGAAATATGGGCTGGGCGTACTGCTGGTGTTTATCGGTGCAAAAATGCTGGCGCATGTATACCTCGAATCTGTAGGTTTCCAGACAGTGTACTCGCTTTATGTGATACTCGGCATATTGGCTATCAGCATCCTGGCTTCCGTGGTCTTCCCCGAGAAAAAGAAGGAACCAGCCAAAGCATTGAGGTAG
- a CDS encoding BamA/TamA family outer membrane protein, which yields MKKYLLLTLLLYLACRASAQVPVGDSTTILIGNVTVEGNHRTRTSIILREMAIKAGDTLTSAALPENLEVDRRKIINTNLFVTVDLLTQPNADSSRTDIRVVVKERWYFIMLPVFQLADRNFNEWWYDRKRDLSRTIYGVYLSYGNVSGRADKLRFIAEFGFIPKFEVAYTLPYLDKAQKTGITIGTSYSVNKTTAFRTWNDKLDYLSSEAINRNRFYTYVSITRRNKYYTFHTADLRWSYTGISDTIATLNPNYLRDSRRSQRYFQLTYSFSYDKRDNFQYALQGQSLGLQVSKMGLLPTDDVDMLYFYGSYRKYLKLSGRWYMNTGLRGRISFPARQPYLQTVGLGYRNDLVRGYELYVVDGQRYVLTKNEIKYKLFSFQKQLSFIPVKQFNTIPLAAYLNFFADAGYVKNHYPELSNTKLGNSMLYGGGTGLDVVTFYNILARFNLSLNGKGERRFFFNIVREF from the coding sequence TTGAAAAAATACCTTCTGCTGACTCTTCTCCTTTACCTGGCCTGCCGTGCCAGCGCCCAGGTGCCCGTGGGTGACAGTACTACGATCCTGATCGGGAATGTAACGGTTGAAGGGAATCACCGCACCCGCACCAGCATTATCCTGCGGGAAATGGCGATCAAAGCCGGCGACACGCTCACCAGCGCTGCCTTGCCGGAAAACCTGGAAGTTGATCGCCGCAAGATCATCAATACCAATCTTTTTGTTACTGTAGACCTGCTGACGCAGCCCAATGCCGATTCCTCCCGGACCGATATCCGGGTGGTGGTTAAGGAGCGCTGGTATTTCATCATGCTGCCCGTGTTCCAGCTGGCCGACCGGAATTTCAATGAATGGTGGTATGACCGCAAACGTGACCTTTCGCGCACCATTTATGGTGTGTACCTGAGCTACGGCAATGTATCCGGCCGGGCCGATAAGCTCCGGTTTATTGCCGAATTCGGCTTTATACCCAAGTTTGAAGTAGCCTACACCCTGCCTTACCTGGACAAAGCACAAAAAACAGGGATTACCATTGGTACATCCTATTCGGTAAACAAGACGACAGCTTTCCGGACCTGGAACGACAAGCTGGATTACCTGTCGAGCGAGGCCATCAACCGCAATCGGTTTTATACCTATGTCAGCATCACGCGCAGGAACAAATACTATACTTTCCACACCGCAGACCTTCGGTGGAGCTACACGGGTATTTCCGATACGATTGCAACATTAAACCCCAATTACCTGCGTGACAGCCGCAGAAGCCAGCGCTATTTCCAGCTTACGTATTCCTTCAGTTACGACAAGCGCGACAATTTCCAGTATGCACTCCAAGGGCAAAGCCTGGGATTACAGGTATCAAAAATGGGTCTTTTGCCCACAGACGATGTGGACATGCTGTACTTTTACGGGTCTTACCGGAAATACCTGAAACTATCCGGAAGGTGGTATATGAATACAGGACTGCGTGGCCGGATTTCTTTTCCCGCCCGCCAGCCTTATCTGCAGACGGTCGGACTGGGTTACCGCAATGACCTGGTGCGTGGCTATGAGCTGTATGTCGTGGACGGTCAGCGCTATGTACTGACCAAAAACGAAATCAAGTACAAGCTGTTTTCATTCCAGAAACAGCTTTCATTTATTCCTGTAAAACAATTCAATACGATCCCGCTGGCTGCATACCTTAATTTTTTTGCAGATGCAGGTTATGTGAAAAACCATTATCCCGAGCTGAGCAATACAAAACTGGGTAATTCCATGCTCTATGGAGGCGGCACAGGACTGGACGTCGTCACCTTCTATAATATTCTTGCAAGATTTAACCTGAGTCTTAATGGAAAAGGGGAACGCAGGTTCTTTTTTAACATTGTGCGGGAATTCTGA
- a CDS encoding 3-keto-disaccharide hydrolase — MKKLIFTALSLASAFAAHAQLQPAKQTPESSELWSPVPRVVTPGKSSTAASGFTAPSDAIVLFDGKNLDAWVSGKDGKATAPWTVADGILTVAPKSGDIQTKQTFGDYQLHIEWRTPAKVDGNGQGRGNSGIFMQGVYELQVLDSYNNPTYSNGQAGSIYKQTMPLVNAAVGPGEWQTYDVVYTAPHFNKDGQMLIPPYITVIHNGVLVQNHTMIQGTTPYVGQPTIEPHGKGPIKLQDHNNTTSFRNIWIREL, encoded by the coding sequence ATGAAAAAGTTAATTTTTACCGCGTTAAGCCTGGCTAGCGCATTTGCAGCACATGCACAGTTGCAGCCCGCAAAGCAAACACCGGAGTCCAGCGAACTGTGGAGCCCTGTACCTCGTGTTGTAACGCCTGGTAAAAGCTCTACTGCGGCATCGGGTTTTACGGCCCCTTCTGATGCAATCGTTTTGTTTGATGGTAAAAACCTGGATGCATGGGTTTCCGGCAAAGACGGCAAGGCGACAGCGCCCTGGACTGTGGCGGATGGTATCCTCACCGTAGCTCCGAAATCAGGTGATATTCAGACGAAGCAGACTTTTGGTGACTACCAGCTGCATATTGAATGGCGTACGCCTGCCAAAGTGGACGGTAATGGCCAGGGACGTGGTAACAGCGGTATTTTCATGCAGGGAGTGTACGAACTGCAGGTACTTGACAGCTACAATAACCCTACTTACTCCAATGGTCAGGCCGGCTCGATCTACAAGCAGACCATGCCGCTGGTGAATGCTGCCGTAGGCCCGGGTGAGTGGCAGACTTACGATGTTGTTTACACAGCGCCGCATTTCAATAAAGATGGCCAGATGCTCATCCCGCCGTACATTACGGTGATCCACAATGGTGTTTTGGTACAAAATCACACGATGATCCAGGGTACTACGCCCTACGTTGGTCAGCCGACGATCGAGCCGCATGGTAAAGGACCGATCAAGCTGCAGGACCACAACAATACAACCAGCTTCCGCAATATCTGGATCCGCGAACTGTAA
- a CDS encoding SDR family oxidoreductase, which translates to MKKQKILITGSNGLLGQKLVQLLAADPEVETIATASGTNRLPFQENYQFMEMDITDPFRVEEVIGHVRPDVVIHGAAMTNVDQCELEKEACWKANVKGTEHIVHACGRYGAFLLHVSTDFIFDGSAGPYAETDEPNPVNFYGWSKLAAEKAVMHAGISWAIARTVLVYGVAHDMSRSNIILWVKKSLEARKPIQVVTDQLRTPTLAEDLAIGCQLIARGKAEGIFHISGKDFLTPYEMAIMTADYFNLDKSLISPTDAGAFTQPARRPPRTGFELTRSREVLGYEPRTFREGIALLATQLNS; encoded by the coding sequence TTGAAAAAGCAAAAGATTCTGATTACGGGCTCCAATGGTTTGCTGGGCCAGAAACTCGTGCAGCTGCTCGCCGCAGATCCGGAAGTGGAAACCATTGCCACAGCATCAGGAACCAACCGCCTTCCTTTTCAGGAAAATTACCAGTTTATGGAAATGGATATTACCGATCCGTTCCGGGTAGAGGAAGTAATCGGGCATGTGCGTCCGGATGTTGTAATCCACGGGGCCGCAATGACGAACGTCGATCAGTGTGAACTGGAAAAAGAGGCCTGCTGGAAAGCCAATGTAAAAGGTACCGAGCACATAGTCCATGCATGTGGCAGGTACGGCGCATTTCTGCTGCATGTGTCCACAGACTTTATTTTTGACGGAAGTGCCGGACCTTATGCAGAGACGGACGAACCCAATCCTGTAAATTTTTATGGATGGAGCAAGCTGGCTGCCGAGAAGGCTGTCATGCATGCAGGCATTTCATGGGCAATTGCGCGCACGGTGCTCGTGTATGGGGTTGCACATGATATGAGCAGGAGCAACATTATTCTTTGGGTTAAAAAATCGCTGGAAGCGCGTAAACCGATCCAGGTAGTTACGGACCAGCTGCGCACGCCTACCCTGGCCGAAGACCTGGCCATCGGTTGCCAGCTCATTGCACGTGGGAAAGCAGAAGGCATATTTCATATTTCAGGAAAAGACTTCCTGACCCCATATGAAATGGCAATAATGACCGCAGACTATTTCAATCTCGATAAATCGCTGATTTCGCCTACCGATGCAGGCGCCTTTACGCAGCCTGCCCGGCGCCCGCCCAGGACGGGTTTCGAGCTGACCAGGTCGCGGGAGGTACTGGGGTACGAGCCACGCACATTCCGGGAGGGAATTGCATTGCTCGCTACCCAGTTAAATTCCTGA
- the glgP gene encoding alpha-glucan family phosphorylase: MLPATFSLPYQHPFSPDPQFKKSVAYFSMEFAVDQALKIYSGGLGFLAGSHMRSVYALKQNLIGIGMLWKQGYYDQERDTDGSMRPEFREKMYSYLTDTKIRFQIRVLEKDVWVAAYYLAPDIFQSAPLFLLTTDTDGNDEETRSISYHLYDADAALKVAQCMVLGIGGAKLLEVLEYEPEVYHFNEAHAVSAAFYLFKKYKSVPEVRKRVVFTTHTPEEAGNEKHEVTFLQKLGFFSGLNLDTIRKISGMKDDIFNHTLAALRLSRKANGVSRLHGEVSRNMWKAHADIAEIGHITNAQNNTYWTDKQLEQARVEKNTDAIVARKRELKTLLFKTVADQCGKLFDPDVLTIVWARRFAAYKRPDMLVWDIERFTRLMNDKDRPVQVIWAGKPYPKDEGAVGTFNHLYYLSHYFPNMAVLTGYELALSKLLKDGSDVWLNNPIVTREASGTSGMTAAMNASLNLSTFDGWICEFAKDSENSFILPVAKGEDINKQDCDNLLEKLETSVIPTYYYDRSKWMQMVLNSMNDVHEAFNSDRMAREYYQKLY; this comes from the coding sequence ATGTTACCAGCTACATTTTCGCTCCCATACCAACATCCGTTCAGTCCGGATCCTCAGTTTAAGAAATCAGTTGCTTACTTCTCCATGGAATTCGCCGTCGATCAGGCGTTAAAGATCTATTCGGGCGGCCTGGGCTTTCTGGCAGGGTCGCACATGCGCAGCGTTTATGCATTAAAACAAAATCTGATTGGGATCGGTATGCTCTGGAAGCAGGGTTACTACGACCAGGAACGTGATACCGACGGCAGTATGCGTCCTGAGTTCAGGGAGAAAATGTATTCCTATCTGACCGATACTAAAATCCGTTTTCAGATCAGGGTACTGGAAAAAGACGTGTGGGTGGCAGCCTATTACCTGGCACCCGACATTTTCCAGTCGGCGCCACTGTTCCTGCTCACCACAGATACGGATGGAAATGACGAAGAAACCCGCAGTATCAGCTACCATTTATACGATGCAGATGCTGCCTTGAAAGTTGCCCAATGCATGGTGCTGGGTATAGGCGGAGCCAAGTTGCTCGAAGTACTGGAGTACGAGCCGGAAGTATACCATTTCAATGAAGCCCATGCAGTTTCAGCGGCTTTTTATCTTTTTAAAAAATACAAAAGTGTACCTGAAGTCCGCAAAAGGGTTGTTTTTACAACACATACCCCGGAAGAAGCCGGTAATGAAAAGCATGAGGTTACTTTCCTGCAAAAGCTTGGGTTTTTCTCCGGATTGAACCTGGATACCATACGAAAGATCAGCGGGATGAAAGATGATATTTTTAACCATACCCTGGCTGCACTCAGGCTAAGCCGTAAGGCTAATGGAGTGTCGCGCCTGCATGGCGAAGTATCGCGGAATATGTGGAAGGCCCATGCTGATATTGCGGAAATAGGTCATATTACCAATGCACAAAATAATACCTACTGGACTGACAAGCAGCTCGAACAGGCAAGAGTCGAAAAGAATACGGATGCAATTGTCGCCCGCAAGCGGGAGCTTAAAACATTGCTTTTCAAGACAGTGGCTGACCAATGCGGAAAGCTGTTTGATCCGGATGTACTGACCATTGTATGGGCTCGCCGGTTTGCAGCTTACAAGCGCCCGGACATGCTGGTGTGGGATATAGAACGGTTTACCCGGCTGATGAACGACAAAGACCGTCCGGTGCAGGTGATCTGGGCCGGTAAGCCTTACCCGAAAGATGAAGGCGCAGTAGGTACTTTCAATCATTTATACTACCTCAGCCACTATTTTCCTAATATGGCCGTACTGACAGGCTATGAGCTTGCGCTTTCAAAGTTGCTTAAAGATGGTTCCGATGTTTGGCTCAATAATCCGATTGTAACCCGCGAAGCCTCCGGTACCAGCGGAATGACAGCCGCCATGAATGCTTCCCTGAACCTGTCTACGTTCGACGGCTGGATCTGCGAATTTGCAAAGGATAGTGAAAATTCATTTATACTGCCCGTGGCCAAAGGGGAGGATATCAACAAGCAGGACTGTGATAACCTGCTTGAAAAGCTGGAAACATCCGTAATTCCGACCTACTACTACGACCGCAGCAAGTGGATGCAAATGGTGCTGAACAGCATGAACGATGTACATGAAGCATTCAACTCCGACCGTATGGCGCGTGAGTATTACCAAAAGCTGTACTAA
- a CDS encoding peptidylprolyl isomerase — protein MKKQLAFLFTLFLLCSAVSFGQKKSKKDDLVTIETNMGTMRVILFDEAPKHKANFLKLTKDKFYNDLLFHRVIEDFMIQGGDPNSRNAKPDDMLGKGDNGYKIPAEFNAKLFHQKGALAAARDNNPAKESSGCQFYIVEGRTWSKTDLDKQAARAARKLTDEQKKVYETVGGTPHLDGSYTVFGQVVDGIDVIDKIASVSKDERDRPEKDVSMKVSVKSMKKKKITRKYGWKYEA, from the coding sequence ATGAAAAAACAACTCGCGTTTCTCTTCACACTTTTCCTGCTTTGCTCTGCTGTCTCTTTCGGACAGAAAAAATCAAAGAAAGACGACCTGGTTACCATTGAAACCAATATGGGCACCATGCGCGTGATTTTGTTTGATGAAGCCCCCAAGCACAAAGCTAATTTTCTGAAACTCACCAAAGACAAGTTCTACAATGACCTGCTTTTTCACCGGGTGATTGAAGACTTTATGATTCAGGGCGGAGACCCGAACTCGCGTAATGCCAAGCCCGACGATATGCTGGGAAAAGGCGATAACGGATACAAAATCCCCGCAGAGTTTAATGCAAAGCTATTTCACCAAAAAGGTGCACTTGCCGCCGCCCGGGACAACAATCCTGCCAAAGAATCCAGCGGATGCCAGTTTTATATTGTAGAAGGCCGTACGTGGAGCAAAACCGACTTGGATAAGCAGGCTGCCCGCGCTGCTCGTAAATTAACCGATGAACAGAAGAAAGTTTACGAAACTGTAGGCGGCACCCCGCACCTCGACGGCTCGTATACTGTGTTCGGTCAGGTGGTAGACGGTATTGATGTGATTGACAAAATAGCATCTGTCTCCAAAGACGAGCGTGACCGCCCTGAGAAGGATGTATCTATGAAAGTGTCTGTCAAAAGCATGAAGAAAAAGAAAATTACCAGAAAATACGGCTGGAAATACGAAGCCTGA